In Corylus avellana chromosome ca2, CavTom2PMs-1.0, the following proteins share a genomic window:
- the LOC132171570 gene encoding shaggy-related protein kinase eta: MADDKEISGPVVDGNDPTGHIISTTIGGKNGEPKQTISYMAERVVGTGSFGIVFQAKCLETGETVAIKKVLQDRRYKNRELQLMRVMDHPNVISLKHCFFSTTSKNELFLNLVMEYVPETMYRVLKHYSNANQRMPLIYVKLYMYQIFRGLAYIHTVPGVCHRDLKPQNLLVDPLTHQVKLCDFGSAKVLIKGEANISYICSRFYRAPELIFGATEYTTSIDIWSAGCVLAELLLGQPLFPGENAVDQLVEIIKVLGTPTREEIRCMNPNYTDFRFPQIKAHPWHKVFHKRMPPEAIDLASRLLQYSPSLRCTALEACAHPFFDELREPNARLPNGRPLPPLFNFKQEMSGASPELVNRLIPEHVKRQMGLNFLHPAGT, translated from the exons ATGGCTGACGATAAG GAAATTTCTGGGCCTGTTGTTGATGGAAATGATCCAACGGGTCACATCATTTCCACGACGATTGGAGGAAAAAATGGAGAACCGAAGCAG ACCATCAGTTACATGGCAGAACGGGTTGTGGGGACGGGATCATTTGGAATTGTTTTTCAG gcAAAATGCTTGGAAACTGGTGAGACCGTAGCTATAAAGAAGGTTTTGCAGGACAGAAGATATAAGAATCGTGAACTGCAGCTCATGCGTGTGATGGATCATCCAAATGTGATCTCTTTGAAGCATTGCTTCTTTTCCACGACTAGTAAAAATGAACTTTTTCTCAACCTAGTTATGGAATATGTACCTGAGACCATGTATCGGGTCTTGAAGCATTACAGCAATGCAAATCAGAGAATGCCACTCATCTACGTGAAACTTTACATGTACCAG ATCTTTAGGGGGCTGGCTTACATACATACTGTTCCTGGAGTTTGCCATAGGGATTTGAAGCCTCAAAATCTTTTG GTTGATCCTCTCACTCATCAGGTTAAGCTTTGTGATTTCGGAAGTGCAAAAGTGCTG ATCAAAGGTGAAGCAAACATATCATACATATGCTCGCGATTCTATCGGGCTCCCGAACTTATATTTGGTGCCACAGAATATACAACATCAATTGATATCTGGTCAGCTGGTTGTGTCCTAGCGGAGCTTCTTCTAGGGCAG cCATTGTTTCCTGGAGAAAATGCGGTGGACCAGCTTGTAGAAATTATCAAG GTTCTTGGTACACCAACTCGTGAAGAAATTCGTTGTATGAATCCAAATTATACCGATTTTAGGTTTCCACAGATAAAAGCACATCCTTGGCACAAG GTTTTCCATAAAAGGATGCCTCCAGAAGCAATTGATCTGGCTTCGAGACTGCTGCAATACTCACCTAGTCTTCGCTGTACAGCG CTAGAAGCGTGTGCTCACCCTTTCTTTGATGAACTCCGAGAACCCAATGCTCGCCTACCAAATGGTCGCCCATTGCCacccctttttaattttaaacagGAA ATGTCAGGGGCTTCACCAGAGCTTGTTAATAGGTTGATTCCAGAGCACGTGAAACGCCAAATGGGTTTAAATTTCTTGCATCCAGCAGGCACTTAA
- the LOC132169723 gene encoding probable LRR receptor-like serine/threonine-protein kinase At3g47570 — translation MRPPFMDRTLFLFLPFVMVFFVSLANATVPNITTDQSALFALKGGISYDPHNILTSNWSINTSVCNWIGITCGSKHHRVTALNLSYMGLAGTIPPHMGNLSFLVKLSVTNNSFHGSIPNELGRLHRLELLDFGFNDFNGEIPSWMGLLSKLQYLFLHGNGFNGTIPPSLSNISSLEIIDLGYNQLSGFVSSSLFNISTLQGIYLKENMLSGPLPSIIFNMPSLQVMDLKFNMFSGGLSMDMFDHLPNLQWLRLSYNKFYGKLPSALFKCKQLQTLFLGVNNFTGRVSPEIGNLTMLVNLSLSNNNFQGAIPSEIGNLQNLELFNIENNNFAGPIPYEIFNISTLQVIAITLNNLSGHLPSNIDLFLPNLRKLFLGGNKLSGTVPSSISNVSQLTNLELVQNSFSGLIPKSLGNLRLLERLNLGQNNLTVGSQELSFLISSLSNCIYLKALILSGNPLNDIMPNFVGNLSNSLRRFSMFNCSIKGSIPSDIGNLSSLTALNLRTNELAGPIPTTVGMLHMLEGLFLQSNRLEGPIPSDLCRLERLVELNLTGNELSGHIPTCMDNLTSLRHLDLGFNQLTSTVPMSLWSLTYLLEVNVASNSLSGFLTSMNIENMKVLIKLDFSRNQFSGVIPRTINGLKDIVHLSFANNRLEGSIPESFGELVSLEFLDLSSNNLTGEIPKSLEVLQYLKYLNVSFNTLQGEIPLGGPFVNFLAASFMSNKALCGAPRLQVPPCKEGAPQPKKATTMRALKYVLLAIGLTILVVAFLLAWIRCQKKKVKFPVEEESLLVTTWRRISHQELLQASKGFNANNLVGKGSFGSVYKGTLSDGTNVAIKVLNLQVEGAFRSFDAECEVLCNIRHRNIIKIISVCSCIDFKALILEYIPNGNLEKWLYSHNHYLSILQRLNIMIDVAWALEYLHYGYSTPIVHCDLKPNNILLDEDMVAHVTDFGMAKLLGDGDSMKRTMTLATIGYMAPEYGLEGIVSTSGDVYSYGIVMMETFTRKKPTDDMFAGEMSLKHWVEDLLPLSEIEVVDANLGGTEGHSAMDCISSIMRLALDCCAESPGQRIDMKSVSITLNKIKLKFLQDVRRSLM, via the exons ATGCGTCCACCATTCATGGATAGAACTCTTTTCCTGTTCCTCCCTTTTGTGATGGTGTTTTTTGTAAGTTTAGCTAATGCAACGGTTCCCAACATTACCACAGATCAATCAGCTCTTTTTGCCTTAAAAGGTGGTATTTCTTATGATCCTCACAATATTTTGACAAGCAATTGGTCTATTAATACCTCTGTTTGTAATTGGATTGGTATTACCTGTGGTTCTAAACATCACCGAGTCACAGCTTTGAACCTTTCTTATATGGGCCTTGCTGGCACCATTCCTCCACATATGGGAAATCTTTCATTTCTTGTTAAACTAAGTGTCACAAACAACAGCTTTCATGGCTCCATACCCAACGAGCTGGGTCGACTTCACCGGTTGGAACTATTGGACTTTGGATTCAATGACTTCAATGGAGAAATCCCATCATGGATGGGGTTGTTATccaaacttcaatatttgtttctacATGGTAATGGTTTCAATGGTACTATCCCACCATCTTTATCCAACATATCTTCGTTGGAAATAATTGATCTCGGATATAACCAGCTTTCAGGCTTCGTATCTTCCTCCCTGTTCAACATATCGACCTTGCAAGGAATTTATCTTAAAGAAAACATGCTTTCAGGTCCGTTGCCCTCCATTATCTTCAACATGCCTTCACTGCAAGTCATGGACCTCAAATTTAATATGTTTTCTGGTGGACTCTCAATGGACATGTTTGATCATCTTCCCAACTTACAGTGGCTTCGCTTGTCTTACAATAAGTTCTATGGCAAACTCCCATCCGCTTTGTTCAAATGCAAACAACTGCAGACTTTATTCTTGGGGGTTAATAATTTTACAGGAAGAGTATCTCCagaaattggaaacttaaccaTGCTTGTAAATTTATCTCTTAGCAACAACAACTTTCAAG GTGCAATTCCAAGTGAAATTGGTAATTTACAAAACCTAGAGCTATTCAATATCGAGAACAACAACTTTGCTGGCCCAATTCCATATGAAATCTTCAATATCTCTACACTACAAGTCATTGCAATAACTTTGAATAACCTCTCAGGCCATCTTCCATCAAATATAGACCTCTTTCTTCCAAATCTTCGGAAGCTGTTTCTTGGGGGAAATAAATTGAGTGGAACAGTTCCCAGCTCTATTTCCAATGTTTCACAACTCACTAACCTAGAATTGGTTCAAAACTCATTCTCAGGCTTAATTCCTAAATCACTTGGGAATTTAAGGCTCCTCGAGAGACTCAACTTGGGACAAAATAATTTGACTGTTGGATCGCAAGAATTGAGCTTTTTGATCTCTTCTTTGTCGAATTGCATATATCTCAAAGCATTAATTTTATCAGGCAATCCACTAAATGACATCATGCCTAATTTCGTTGGAAATCTCTCTAATTCTCTTCGAAGATTTTCAATGTTTAATTGCAGTATTAAGGGCAGCATTCCTAGTGATATTGGAAATTTAAGTAGCTTGACAGCTTTGAACCTACGAACAAATGAATTGGCTGGACCAATTCCAACTACAGTGGGAATGTTGCACATGCTTGAAGGTTTGTTCCTTCAAAGTAATAGACTAGAAGGTCCCATCCCATCTGATCTTTGTCGTTTAGAGAGATTGGTTGAATTAAACTTAACTGGTAATGAGCTTTCAGGACATATTCCTACATGCATGGATAATCTAACTTCTCTAAGACATCTCGACCTAGGCTTCAACCAATTAACTTCTACTGTGCCTATGAGCTTGTGGAGTCTAACATACCTCTTGGAGGTCAATGTGGCATCAAATTCTCTAAGTGGCTTTCTCACATCAATGAATATCGAAAATATGAAGGTCTTGATAAAATTGGATTTCTCAAGAAATCAGTTCTCAGGTGTTATTCCAAGAACAATTAATGGCCTTAAGGATATAGTTCACCTCTCCTTTGCAAACAATCGATTAGAAGGTTCAATTCCTGAATCATTTGGTGAATTAGTAAGCTTGGAGTTCTTAGACCTTTCGAGTAATAATTTAACTGGAGAGATTCCAAAGTCCTTAGAAGTACTCCAATATCTCAAATATTTGAACGTGTCTTTTAACACACTACAAGGAGAAATTCCTTTAGGAGGACCATTTGTAAACTTCTTAGCTGCATCATTTATGTCAAACAAGGCACTTTGCGGTGCTCCCAGATTGCAAGTTCCCCCATGTAAAGAAGGTGCTCCTCAACCAAAAAAGGCTACAACAATGCGCGCACTAAAGTATGTATTATTGGCAATTGGGTTAACAATACTTGTAGTGGCCTTTTTATTAGCTTGGATAAgatgccaaaaaaagaaagtcaaatTTCCAGTTGAGGAAGAGTCGTTACTTGTAACAACATGGAGAAGAATTTCTCACCAAGAACTTTTACAAGCATCAAAAGGATTCAATGCAAACAACTTGGTTGGTAAAGGAAGTTTTGGGTCAGTATACAAAGGAACACTATCAGATGGGACGAATGTTGCAATTAAAGTTTTAAACTTGCAAGTAGAAGGAGCATTCAGGAGTTTTGATGCAGAGTGTGAAGTACTATGCAATATTCGTCATCGAAATATAATCAAAATCATAAGTGTTTGCAGTTGCATTGACTTCAAAGCCCTTATATTGGAATACATACCTAATGGAAACCTAGAGAAGTGGTTGTATTCTCACAACCACTATTTGAGTATCTTACAAAGGCTAAATATAATGATCGACGTAGCATGGGCATTAGAATACCTTCATTATGGTTATTCGACACCCATAgttcattgtgatttgaagccCAACAATATCTTGTTGGACGAAGATATGGTTGCACATGTCACTGATTTTGGCATGGCCAAGCTCTTAGGTGATGGAGACTCGATGAAGAGAACTATGACTCTCGCTACCATTGGTTATATGGCACCAG AGTATGGATTGGAAGGAATTGTTTCTACAAGTGGTGATGTGTATAGCTATGGTATTGTAATGATGGAAACATTCACAAGAAAGAAGCCCACAGATGATATGTTTGCTGGAGAAATGAGCTTGAAGCACTGGGTAGAGGATTTGTTACCTCTTTCAGAAATTGAAGTTGTGGATGCCAATTTGGGAGGAACCGAAGGACATTCTGCTATGGATTGTATATCATCCATCATGCGATTAGCTTTGGATTGTTGTGCAGAGTCACCTGGACAGAGGATAGATATGAAAAGTGTTTCAATCACACTCAACAAGATCAAATTGAAGTTTTTACAAGATGTTAGGAGGAGTCTAATGTGA